A DNA window from Sulfitobacter noctilucicola contains the following coding sequences:
- a CDS encoding TRAP transporter permease, with protein sequence MTNNDQQQAAAVEAEAAGRGGLSQNELDELVASSDTGGRNAGGSVGMLLMLVALAWSLFQLYIASPFGLFNDTLARSIHLGFAVFLGIMAFPAARTTFQLALGVIVPLALAALFMVAAKDGVAVWWIPIPAIAVAATVILGSPKDHVPIWEWALALVGAGAALYLFFFYRDISTRVGAPITQDYVVAVIGILILLEATRRALGPALMIVASVFLLYTVLGPNMPSIIAHKGNSLSEIVNHQWITTEGVFGIALGVSTSFVFLFVLFGSLLDRAGAGNYFIQVAFSLMGHMRGGPAKAAVVASAMTGLISGSSIANVVTTGTFTIPLMKKVGFSSEKAGAVEVASSVNGQIMPPVMGAAAFLMVEYVGIPYFDVVKHAFLPAVISYIALVYIVHLEAMKAGMQGLPRAYTPKPIVQRLVGTAFAIAAICALSFAVYYGMGWIRPAFPETASYIIFAFITLVYIGLLYVASKEEPLKMDDPNDEVTALPMPGPTARSGLHFILPVVVLVWALMVDRLSPGLSAFWASAYMVFILLTQRPLMAIMRGQSKLATDIKDGFLDLIDGLVTGARNMIGIGIATATAGIIVGAVSQTGVGSALADVVEVLSGGNILAILALTAVLSLILGMGLPTTANYIVVSALLAPVIVTLGQQNGLIVPLIAVHLFVFYFGIMADVTPPVGLASFAAAAVSGGDPIKTGVVAFFYSLRTAALPFLFIFNTELLLIGVGWGQGLFVFVVATIAMLLFAAATQGWFLTKNRFYETIALLLIAFTLFRPGFWMDMVSAPYDEVAPTEIQQAANDTMAGDDLRLRVAGVNDLGDPIEFVAILPIGEGANGEEKLENAGLLFRADGDKMIIDDVSFDSAAQNAGLDWDQEVLRVLKPVSQPSKYLMFIPALLLLALVVFLQRGRAEKSSRRAQAA encoded by the coding sequence ATGACAAATAATGACCAGCAGCAAGCCGCAGCTGTCGAAGCCGAAGCCGCAGGGCGCGGTGGATTAAGCCAGAACGAGTTGGACGAACTTGTCGCTTCTTCTGATACCGGAGGCAGAAACGCCGGAGGCAGTGTTGGAATGCTGCTTATGCTGGTGGCGCTGGCCTGGTCCTTGTTCCAGCTTTATATCGCGTCTCCCTTCGGATTGTTTAACGATACGCTGGCCCGCTCGATCCATCTGGGATTTGCGGTCTTTCTAGGTATCATGGCGTTCCCCGCCGCACGTACGACCTTTCAACTTGCCCTAGGTGTGATTGTGCCGCTCGCTTTGGCAGCCTTGTTTATGGTTGCTGCCAAAGATGGTGTCGCCGTCTGGTGGATCCCGATCCCCGCAATTGCGGTTGCCGCGACTGTCATTCTGGGCTCCCCCAAGGATCATGTGCCAATCTGGGAATGGGCGCTGGCCCTCGTGGGTGCAGGCGCTGCACTTTATCTATTCTTCTTTTACCGTGATATTTCAACGCGGGTCGGTGCGCCGATCACGCAAGACTATGTTGTTGCGGTCATCGGTATCCTGATCCTGCTCGAAGCAACGCGCCGCGCCCTTGGGCCTGCGCTGATGATCGTGGCGTCAGTATTTCTGCTCTACACTGTGCTCGGTCCGAATATGCCAAGCATCATCGCGCACAAAGGTAACTCCCTGTCCGAGATCGTGAATCACCAGTGGATCACGACAGAGGGTGTCTTTGGCATCGCGCTGGGTGTTTCGACCAGCTTTGTTTTCCTGTTCGTTCTGTTCGGCTCCCTTCTGGACCGTGCGGGCGCGGGCAACTACTTCATCCAAGTCGCATTCAGCCTGATGGGTCACATGCGTGGCGGTCCCGCCAAAGCGGCCGTTGTCGCATCGGCGATGACGGGGCTGATTTCCGGCTCATCCATTGCGAACGTGGTGACCACGGGCACATTTACAATTCCGCTGATGAAAAAGGTCGGTTTCTCATCCGAGAAAGCGGGCGCTGTCGAAGTGGCCTCGTCGGTGAACGGCCAGATTATGCCTCCTGTGATGGGGGCCGCGGCATTTCTGATGGTCGAATATGTGGGTATCCCGTACTTCGACGTGGTTAAACACGCCTTCCTGCCGGCGGTAATTTCCTACATCGCATTGGTCTACATCGTGCACCTTGAGGCGATGAAAGCCGGTATGCAGGGCCTGCCTCGCGCATATACACCCAAACCTATCGTCCAGCGTCTGGTTGGCACAGCGTTTGCAATTGCTGCGATCTGCGCGCTGTCCTTCGCTGTCTACTACGGCATGGGCTGGATCCGTCCGGCATTCCCGGAAACTGCGTCTTACATCATCTTCGCCTTCATCACGTTGGTCTACATCGGCCTGCTTTATGTCGCGAGCAAAGAAGAGCCGCTGAAGATGGATGATCCAAATGACGAAGTGACTGCATTGCCAATGCCCGGTCCTACAGCGCGTTCCGGTCTGCACTTTATCCTGCCGGTAGTTGTGCTTGTTTGGGCGCTAATGGTTGATCGCCTCAGCCCCGGTCTTTCGGCCTTCTGGGCATCTGCTTACATGGTATTCATCCTGCTGACACAGCGTCCGCTGATGGCGATCATGCGCGGGCAGAGCAAGCTTGCGACGGACATCAAGGACGGTTTCCTTGACCTGATCGACGGGCTTGTCACCGGTGCGCGCAACATGATCGGTATCGGTATTGCAACGGCGACTGCGGGTATCATCGTCGGTGCCGTAAGCCAGACGGGTGTTGGCTCTGCGCTTGCGGATGTGGTCGAGGTTCTGTCGGGTGGTAATATTCTTGCGATCCTCGCGCTGACTGCGGTGCTGTCACTGATCCTCGGAATGGGTTTGCCAACAACGGCGAACTATATCGTTGTGTCCGCGCTTCTGGCACCGGTGATCGTGACACTTGGTCAGCAGAACGGCCTGATTGTGCCGCTGATCGCTGTACACCTCTTCGTGTTCTATTTCGGTATTATGGCGGACGTGACGCCGCCTGTGGGGCTTGCAAGCTTCGCGGCTGCGGCGGTTTCCGGTGGTGATCCGATCAAGACAGGTGTGGTTGCCTTCTTCTATTCTCTGCGCACGGCTGCTCTGCCATTCCTCTTTATCTTCAACACCGAATTGCTGTTGATTGGTGTCGGATGGGGTCAGGGTTTGTTCGTCTTTGTCGTGGCCACCATCGCCATGCTGCTATTTGCGGCGGCAACACAAGGATGGTTCCTGACCAAAAACCGTTTTTACGAAACGATTGCCCTTCTGCTGATCGCTTTCACGTTGTTCCGTCCGGGGTTCTGGATGGACATGGTGTCAGCGCCTTATGACGAGGTTGCACCGACCGAGATCCAGCAGGCTGCGAACGACACAATGGCCGGTGATGATCTGCGACTGCGCGTTGCGGGGGTAAATGATCTGGGTGATCCGATCGAATTTGTGGCTATTTTGCCGATTGGCGAAGGCGCAAACGGAGAAGAAAAGCTGGAGAATGCGGGCCTCTTGTTCCGCGCAGATGGCGACAAGATGATCATCGACGATGTCAGCTTTGACTCTGCCGCCCAGAATGCGGGGCTGGACTGGGATCAGGAAGTCTTGCGTGTTCTCAAGCCTGTATCGCAACCGTCGAAGTATCTCATGTTCATTCCGGCGCTGCTTCTACTGGCGTTGGTCGTCTTCCTGCAGCGTGGCCGTGCGGAGAAATCATCCCGCAGGGCGCAGGCGGCGTAA
- a CDS encoding carbon-nitrogen hydrolase family protein, producing MTPFAIAGVQMYVNALQSNVDGMVHRLDILMARFPWTQMVLFSELAPFGPLDRFALPPENETIEKFQEAARKHRVWLIPGSMFLKNPEDGRIYNTSVVINPEGEVIRRYAKMFPFRPYEAGIAAGTDFCVFDVPEVGRFGLSICYDIWFPETTRQLTSQGVEVLLHPVLTGTTDRDAELAIARATAAQFQCYIFDVNGLGAGGVGKSCVIDPTSMVLHQSAGQEDMFPIEIDLSMVRRQREAGMKGLGQVLKSFRDRSTDFSVYDRNSGTDAYLKTLGPLEIPQQGNRAGLHVDVPAQRVPDVPAFKGQDAMPGFATPQPEFAPEPLPNPTAGTASPPAHTPTPAAPAAAIPNPPVKPGILTDTKETSSG from the coding sequence ATGACACCTTTCGCAATTGCAGGCGTGCAGATGTACGTCAACGCCCTTCAGTCCAACGTCGATGGTATGGTCCACCGGCTTGATATCCTGATGGCGCGGTTTCCTTGGACCCAGATGGTTCTGTTCTCTGAGCTGGCCCCCTTCGGGCCGCTTGACCGTTTCGCACTGCCGCCAGAAAACGAAACGATTGAAAAGTTTCAGGAAGCAGCCCGCAAGCACCGCGTCTGGCTGATCCCCGGGTCCATGTTCCTGAAGAACCCGGAAGATGGCCGCATCTACAACACCTCTGTCGTGATCAACCCAGAGGGCGAGGTGATCCGTCGCTATGCCAAGATGTTCCCGTTCCGCCCCTATGAAGCAGGCATTGCGGCGGGCACAGATTTTTGTGTGTTTGATGTTCCAGAGGTTGGCCGTTTCGGTCTTTCGATCTGCTACGATATCTGGTTCCCGGAAACGACACGCCAGTTGACCAGTCAGGGCGTCGAGGTGCTGCTGCACCCTGTGCTGACCGGCACCACTGACCGTGATGCAGAGCTTGCGATTGCACGCGCAACGGCGGCGCAATTCCAGTGCTATATTTTTGACGTGAACGGTTTGGGCGCTGGTGGGGTTGGCAAATCCTGTGTGATTGATCCGACATCTATGGTTTTGCACCAATCCGCAGGTCAGGAAGACATGTTCCCGATCGAGATCGACTTGTCGATGGTTCGTCGCCAGCGCGAGGCAGGCATGAAAGGTTTGGGTCAGGTTCTCAAATCCTTCCGCGACCGCAGTACCGATTTCTCGGTTTATGATCGTAACAGCGGAACAGATGCCTACCTGAAAACGTTGGGCCCACTAGAAATACCACAACAGGGAAACCGCGCAGGGCTGCACGTTGATGTGCCCGCGCAACGGGTACCAGATGTACCAGCGTTCAAAGGCCAAGACGCGATGCCGGGGTTTGCGACACCCCAGCCCGAATTTGCGCCTGAACCCCTGCCCAATCCTACTGCCGGAACAGCATCCCCTCCGGCACATACCCCGACACCTGCGGCACCTGCCGCAGCAATACCAAACCCACCTGTCAAACCAGGAATTTTGACAGACACAAAAGAAACATCCAGCGGCTAA